Proteins encoded in a region of the Ruegeria sp. AD91A genome:
- a CDS encoding TerB family tellurite resistance protein, with translation MLKKFFQAFRPPQHEHLPDPDAELALGALMVRVAQADRDYKLEEISLIDKILARLYQHNAIEAAKVRATCEKLHAAAPETDTFGKLIRETTDLKERLAALDALWEVVLADGTSDEGEMKIVEEARVAMGLSFNDSKAARERVQSRLDVS, from the coding sequence ATGTTGAAAAAGTTCTTTCAGGCGTTCAGACCGCCTCAGCATGAACATCTACCGGACCCGGATGCCGAACTTGCTCTGGGCGCGCTCATGGTGCGTGTGGCGCAGGCCGATCGGGATTACAAGCTGGAAGAGATCAGCCTGATCGACAAAATCCTGGCCCGTCTCTACCAGCATAATGCAATCGAAGCGGCCAAGGTTCGCGCCACGTGCGAAAAGCTCCATGCGGCTGCGCCTGAAACCGATACATTCGGTAAACTGATCCGGGAAACAACGGACTTGAAAGAGCGTCTGGCCGCGCTGGATGCACTTTGGGAAGTCGTTCTGGCCGACGGAACGTCCGACGAAGGTGAAATGAAAATTGTCGAAGAAGCCCGCGTCGCCATGGGGTTGAGCTTCAACGACAGTAAGGCCGCACGTGAACGCGTTCAAAGTCGCTTGGATGTGAGTTAG
- a CDS encoding TerB family tellurite resistance protein: MFSEFLSRLTQPQPDPLVDDDARLALTALLVRLARSDNDYSDTEMARIDRISAQRFGLSPFESAALRARAENLEAEAPDTVRFTRAIKEAVAYEDRLAVVQALWSVALADGHRTSEEDSLLRLVVSLLGVSDVDSALARQKAAKS; the protein is encoded by the coding sequence ATGTTCAGTGAATTTCTTTCCAGGCTCACGCAGCCTCAGCCCGATCCGCTTGTCGATGATGACGCCCGCCTCGCCCTGACGGCCCTGCTGGTGCGTCTGGCGCGGTCCGACAATGACTATTCCGATACCGAAATGGCTCGGATAGACCGAATCTCGGCGCAACGTTTCGGCCTGTCTCCGTTCGAAAGTGCTGCCCTGCGCGCACGTGCCGAAAATCTGGAGGCGGAAGCCCCGGACACCGTCCGCTTTACCCGAGCCATAAAAGAGGCGGTTGCCTATGAAGACCGCTTGGCTGTCGTTCAGGCGCTGTGGTCCGTGGCTCTGGCCGATGGGCACCGCACAAGCGAGGAAGATTCGCTGCTGCGTCTGGTTGTCAGTCTTCTGGGCGTCAGTGATGTGGACTCCGCTTTGGCACGTCAAAAGGCTGCTAAGTCGTGA